The genomic DNA ATTGTTCTGGCTTTCCGTTCTTGGTATTGTTGATTTATCCCTCGTCTATGTAAGCAACACGTTTCTCGTTCCGCAAATTGTCGGCGGGCTGATTCTCGGAGTCGGGTTTGTCATCGGCGGTTACTGCCCGGGAACATCGTGCGTGGCGGCATCAACAGGAAAGTACGACGGAATGATTTATCTGCTTGGAATCATTGCCGGAATATTTGTTTTCGGTGAAGCATTTCCTCTCCTGAAAGATTTCTATTCGTCATCAGCGATGGGAAAAGTAACTCTCCCACAACTCTTTGGTGTCTCCTACGGACTTGTTGTTTTTCTTGTGATATTGATGGCGCTTGGAGGATTTGTCGGTGCCGAATGGGTTGAGAAAAAGTTCTCGGCAAAATCAGGAGAAGTTCGAAAATGAAAACGTTGAAACTTTCACTCCATCAATCTCTTGCTCTTGTTGCCGGACTTCTCGGCATCCTCGCACT from Ignavibacteriota bacterium includes the following:
- a CDS encoding YeeE/YedE family protein — protein: MNAPFFKFDYFGEETSLIVAFIIGIGFGFFLERAGFGSGRKLAAQFYLTDLTVFKVMFTAIVTAMVGLFWLSVLGIVDLSLVYVSNTFLVPQIVGGLILGVGFVIGGYCPGTSCVAASTGKYDGMIYLLGIIAGIFVFGEAFPLLKDFYSSSAMGKVTLPQLFGVSYGLVVFLVILMALGGFVGAEWVEKKFSAKSGEVRK